The genomic stretch CGACCCGGAGCGGTTCCTTCCCGAGCGCGAGAGGGAGCGGCCGCGCTTCGCGTACTTCCCGTTCGGCGGCGGCCCGCGCCTGTGCATCGGCAACCAGTTCGCCCTGATGGAGATGGTGCTGGTGCTCGCCACGCTCGCCACGCGCGTGCGCCTGGACCTCGAGCCCGGGCGCCCCTTCTTCCCCGGCCCCGCCATCACGCTGCGGCCGCGTCCCGGCGTGTGGGTGACCGCGAGGGAGGCATGAGCGCGCAGGTGCTGCTCGTGGGCCACTACTGCCACGACCGGCTGCAGCGCGCGGAGGGCGAGCGCCACACGCTGGGAGGCTCCGCGGCCTACGTGTCGCGCGTGCTCGCGGCGGCCGGCGTCGAGCACAAAGTGGCCGGCCTCGTGGGCGAGGACTTCCGCTACGCGCACGAGGTGCTGCACCCCGCGCAGGTACAGGGCCCGCACACCACCGAGTTCGTCGCCCGCTTCGACGGCGAGGCGCGCACGCTGACGCTCGGCCACGTGGCGCCGCCGGTGAGCGCCGCCCAGGTGCGGGCGCTGGGAAGCGCGCCCCTGGGGCTCGCCTGCGGCATCGCGGGAGAGGTCCTGCCCGAGGCGCTCGAGGCGCTGCTCGGCGCGTGCGAGCGCGTGCTGGTGGATGCGCAGGCGCTGGTGCGCGAGCGCGGCCCCGCGGGCGAGGTGCGCCAACGCCGGCTCGAGGGCACGGCCTACGCGCCCCTGCTCGCGCGCGTGCACGTGCTCAAGGCGAGCGAGGAGGAGGCAGCGCTGCTCGACCTCGAGCGCCTGCGCGCGCGCAGCTGCGTGGTGGTGACGCGCGGAGAGCGCGGCTGCACGGTCCTGGAGGGCACGGCCGTGCACGAGGTGGCGGCGCCGCGCGTGCAGGCCGTGGACCCCACCGGCGCCGGGGACTGCTTCCTCGCGGGCTTTGCGCTGGGGCTCCTGCGTGGGCTCCCTCCTCGCGCGTGCGCAGAGCTCGCCTGCCGCTTCGGCGCGCAGGCAGTGACGCAGGTGGGGGTGCCCCGCCTGGATGCGGCGGCGGTGCAACGGCTGCTGTGAAAAATGCTGGCGCAGGGGCGCCCGAGTGCGCGATGGGTTGAGGCCGCGATGCTCCGCCAGCTGCTGCCCTCCCTCTTCTCTCCCCTCTCCCTGCTGCCCGAAGGCCCGCGGCGCGCCGTGGTGCGCCGCCTCCTGGACCGGGTCTGGGGCCACTACGCAGACATCCACGTGGAGGGGCTCTCGGAGGTGCCGGCGGACCCCGTGCTCTACGTCTGCAACCACCTCTCCAACGCGGACGGCCTCACCCTGCAGCGCGCGCTGCGGCCGCGCCGCGCGTGGTTCCTCGCGGGCGTGAAGCTGCAGCAGACCGCGATGACCCGGCTCGCCACCGAGACCGTGGACACCATCTTCATCCGCCCCGGCTCCCCGGACATCGAGGCGCTGCGCCGCAGCGTGGACACGCTGAAGGAGGGGCGAAGCGTGCTGGTGTTCCCCGAAGGGGGCCGCAGCCGCACCGCCAGCCTCATGCGCGCACAGAAGGGCGTGGCGCTCATCGCGCAGCGCGCCGGCGTGCCCATCGTGCCCATGGCCGTCACCGGCACCGAGAAGCTGATGCCCATCGACGACACGAACATGGGCGGCGAGCGCCTCTACCGCGCGCGCATCGACGTGAAGTTCGGCGCCCCGCTGCAGCTCGAGGCGCTCAAGGCCGAGGTGGAGGCCCAGGGCGCCGAGGACCCGCGCCAAGCGCTCGTGGACGCCGTGATGCGCCGCGTGGCCCGGCTGCTGCCCCCCTCCTACCGCGGCGTCTACGCGGACGAGGGGCCCGACGCGCAGGCTGGCGCGTAGGCGCAACGGGCGCGGTGGTCGTACCTGCGCCCCGCACCCACCTCACCCCACCGCCCGCAGGGCAGTGCGTCATTTGCAGCTGCTGTGGATTTGCACCCGCACAGCAATAAGCCTCATGATTCGTCCCCACACCCTGCACTTCTCTCTGGGAGGGGTCATGCGCCTCACGTTCGGACTCATCGTTTCGCTCCTCTTCGCCGCTGCCGGGTGCACCCCGTCGGACTCGCCCGCCAGCGCGTACGCTGCGTTCCGTGACGCCGTGCAGAAGCGCGACGGCGAGGCCGCCTGGGCCATGCACTCCACGCAGGGCGCCATGGCGTACGACGCCATGCTGCGGCCGCTGCTCAAGGAGCAGAAGCTCACCGCGTACGCGGCCACGACCATGTCGGTGCCGCCCGAGAAGTTCGGCGCCTTCAACGGCCACGACTTCTACGTCACCGCGATCAAGAAGGCCGACCTGCTCAGCTCGCGCGGCTTCCCCTACGCGGTGCACAACGTGGTGGGCACGCTCGGCGACGTCACCCTGATCGGCGACGACAAGGCCACCGCCCCGCTGCGCCTGCCCAACCAGGAGCTGCGCGAGGTGGACTTCCTGCGCGAGGACGGCAAGTGGAAGATCCACGCCGTGCGCGACCCGAGCAAGAACCCGCTCGCGCGCTGGGAGAACGTCCCCAGCTCCTCCGCCGTCGCCACCAACTCCGCGCGCTAGCCGCGCGGCAGGTGCGCCGTCACGGTGGTGCCCGCGTCCCGGGAGGAGCGCACCTCGATGCGCCCCCCGTGGGCCCGCACCACCTGGTCGCTGATGTAGAGGCCCAGCCCCAGCCCCGCCGCGTACGCGCCCTCCGCCGCGTCCTCGCCGCCCGCGCGGCGGAAGGGCTCGAAGAGGTGCGGCAGCAGCTCCGCGGGAATCGGCTCCCCGCCGTTGTGCACGAGCAGGCGCACCTCGCCGTCTGACTCCCCATCTGCGTCCTCATCCGCTTCCACGGTGACGCGCACCTCGCCCTGCGCGGGGCTGTACTTGAGCGCGTTGGCGAGCAGGTTGCCCACCACCTGCTCGAGCCGGTCGCGGTCCCACTGCCCGCGGGCGTGTGCGCAGCACTCGAGCTGCACGCTGCGGCCCGGGTGGCTCGCCTGCAGCTCCTCCACCGCGCCGCGCACGAGCGTGCACAGGTCCACCGGCGCGCGCACGAGCGGGAGCTGCCCGCCCAGCCGCGCCCGCGCGAAGTCCAGCAGCTGGCGGATCATGCGCTGCATGCGCCCGGTGGCCTGGGTGAGCCGCGCCTCGTGCTGCGGGTAGGCCGCGAAGGCGCCGAGCCTTCCGAGCTGCTGCACCGTCATGGAGACGGCGTTGAGCGGGTTTCGCAGGTCGTGGCCGAGGATGCCGATGAACTGCTCGCGGAACTCCTCCGCGCGCCGCTGCTCGGTCACGTCGCGGCTGATGACGATCATCGCCTCGACCTGGCCGTCCTCGCCGAGCGCCGGGGACATGAGGTACTCGGTGTAGCGCGGCCCCAGCGCCGAGCCCGGGCGCGGAAGCCTCGCGCGCCCGCGCAGCACGGCCCGGCTCTCGTAGGCCTGGTCCAGGTCGCGCGCGAAGGACTCGAGCGACGCCGGATCCAGCGGCAGCTCGCGCGCGGTGCGGCCCAGCAGCGCGTCCAGCGGCACGCCCGGGCGCCCCGCGGCGGACGGGTTGAGGAAGACGAGCCGGCGATCGCGGTCGTAGATGCTGAAGGCATCCGCCGCCGAGGCGAGCGCCGCGTCCAGCAGCTGCGCGCGCCGCGTGAGCTCGCTCGCGAGCACCCGCGCCTTCGCCTCCGCGCTTCCCAGGCGCACCAGCGTGCGCACCAGCGCGAGCAGCGGCCCCGCCCCCAGCGGCGGCGCCAGCACGGCGTCCGCGCCCGCGGGCGGCGGCGCCTCGAGCGCGGCCGCGTCCACCAGCGCGAGCCGCGGCGGCGCGCCCGGGGCCGTGAGCAGCGCGCGCGCCGCCCCGGGGGCGCCCCCCCGCAGGTCCAGCAGCAGGAGCGCCGCCTCCCCGAGCAGCGCCTGCACGGCTGGACCGGGAGCGGCCGCGTCCACGGCGTAGCCTGCCGGCTGCAGCACCGCGCGCAGCTGCGCGAGCAGGGCGGCATCGTCGCTGACGCACAGGAGGCGCGGGGAGGGGTCCGCCATCGAAATCCAAGGATATGGCACGAAAGGACGGGGGGCACATCCCCGTCCCCGGACGGGGGTGGGCGTGCCAGAATGCGCCCATGAGCCTTCCCACCCGTCCCTGCCGCCCCCTGCCCGCCGACGGCCGCTTCCTGCAGCAGGTGGGCCCCACGCCGCTGGTGCCGGTGCGGCTGCAGCCGGACGCGCCCACCATCTGGTGCAAGCTCGAGTTCCTCAACCCCAGCGGCTCCACCAAGGACCGCATCGCGCGCTACATGCTGGAGAAGGCGTGGCGGCTCGGGGAGCTGTGCCCGGGCGGCGAGGTCATCGAGGCGAGCAGCGGCTCCACCTCCATCGCGCTCGCGCTCGCCTCCGCGCAGATGGGCGTGCGCTTCACCGCGGTGATGCCCGAGGGCGTCAGCCGCGAGCGCGTGCTCACCATCCGCGCCTACGGCGGCGAGGTGCTGCTCACCCCGAAGAGCGAGGGCATGGCGGGCGCCATGGCGCGCGCCGCGAGCGAGGCGCGCGCGCGCAAGGCCTTCGCGCCGCTGCAGTTCGAGAACCCCGACAACGCCGAGGCCCACCGCGTGTGGACGGGCCAGGAGGTGCTCAGCCAGGTGCCCGGCGGGCTCGTGCACGGCGTGGTGAGCGGCGTGGGCACGGGCGGCACCATCGTGGGGCTCTACCAGGCCTTCCGCGAGGCGGGCTGCCCGGTGGTGCCCTTCGCGGCGCGGCCCATCGCGGGGCTCACCGGCTCGGACCTCGAGTGCTGCAGCTTCAGCGCGCGCGTGCCCGGCGTGGTGGACGGGATGAGCAAGCTGTACTGCGAGGAGCGGCTCGAGGGGCTGCAGGTGCTCAACGTCTCGGACGAGGTGGCGGTGTGCACCGCGCGCGCGCTCATCAAGCGCGGCTTCCCCGTGGGCCCCTCCAGCGGCCTCAACTACGCGGCCGCGGTGGAGGCCGCGCGGAGGCTCGGCCCCCACGCGCAGGTGGTGACGGTGTTCGCCGACCGCATGGAGCGCTACTTCTCCACCGAGCTCATCCAGGGGCTCGATGCCCCGGCGAAGGGCACCGCAGCCGCCTGAGCCGCGTCCTCCCTCAAGGCGCCGGCTTCATCGCCCAGATGTCCGCGCCCTCCGCGGGCGCGTAGTGCGGCACGAAGCGCTCGAAGAACTGCGCCCGCCCCTCGCGCCGCACCACGCGCTGCTCCAGGACCACGGCGAGCAGCACCGCGAGCGCCACCGCGCCCCTGCGGGCGAGCGCGAAGCGCCCTGCCCCCGCCCACAGCTGCGCCGCGCCGAGTGCCGCGAGGAGGCAGAGGAAGGGCGCGAGGAAGGCGTTGTACTGGTCCCAGTAGGTGGCCGCCGCGAGGAAGGCTCCGACGGTGAGCACCGCGCCGGTGAACGCGAAGCGCGCGGCGGCGTCCTCACGCCAGCGGCGCACGGCGAAGAGCGCCCCCACGGCCGCGAGGAGCGCGAGCCCCAGCGCGCCGCGGCCCACGAACATCTCCTGCATCCGCAGCAGCCGCGAGAGGTCTCCGTCCGGAGGCCTGCGCGCATGGAAGGCGAAGACCTGCTCGAGGAAGCGCCCCGGCGCCTGCAGCGCGAACGGCCCTACCAGGACCGCGAGCGCGAGCGCCAGCCCCGCGCCGAAGGCCCCCACGCGCAGCCGTCTCCCCGCCGCCGCGAGCACGCCCGCCACCGCGGCCAGGGCCCACAGCTTGATGCTCAGCGCGCCCCCCGCGAGCACGCCCGCCCAGAGGCCCACGCGCCTGCGGCCCTCCTGTAGCGCAGCGAGGCCCGCCCCCGCGCACAGCAGCCCGAAGAGGTTGAGCGAGGGCTCGAGGAACACCCCGTGCTCCGCCGCGACGCAGACCGGATGGAGCGCGTAGAGCGCGGCCGCGGCCAGCCCTGCCGCCCGTCCCCAGGCGCGCCACGCGAGCCGCCCGAGCAGCAGCACGTTCGCGCCGCCCACCGCCACGCTCGCCCACCGCGCGAGGGCGAAGACGGTCCCGGGCTCCACCGCGCGCGCCCACGCGGACACGGGGGCGAGCACGAGCAGCAGCCCCGGCGGATGGACGAAGACGAAGTCGCGGTAGGGCCACACCCCCTGCGTGAGCAGCGCGGAGGCGGAGAAGTAGACGCCCTCGTCGTAGTCCACCGGCAGCCCCCACGCGCCGGCGCGCAGCAAGGGGTACGCGCGCACGAGCACCGCGACGAGCGCGAGCGCGCCCAGCAGCCACGCGGGCCGCAGCCAGGGGGAGGGAGGGAGCGTGTCCGGTGCGGAAGGAGTCATCGGAGGAGGGCTCGCAGCGTCACACGCGCATCTTCACGCGCGTCTCGACCATGGTCTCCGCGGCGCTGCCGGGCTCCTGCTGCGCGGGGCGCCCGCGCTCGGCCTGCTGCAGCAGGCGCAGGATGGCGGGGCCGAGCACGTCCAGCTCGGTGGAGGCGTAGGCCTCGCTGCCGAAGTGGCGCAGCGTCTGGGCCTGGCGTTCGAGCACGCGCGCGTCCTGCCGGAAGATGTGCAGCGCCACCGGGGTGAGGAAGGGGCGCACGAGCCAGCCGGGCAGCGGGAGGCGGAAGGTGACGACGGCGTAGACGCGCGTGTCGAAGTCGGACACGGGGGTCATCGCCGAGGTGACGATGAGGTGGCTCTTGTCCCCGAGCCGGTACTCCACCTGCGCGATGGAGGGCATGAGGAAGCGGTCGAAGTGCTGCACCACGCCGCCGCCCGGCGCGAGCAGCTTTCCGGCGAGCCCGGGCGGCGCGGGCTCGCCGATGTACTCGGCCTCCACGCGCTCGCTGGTGCGGCGCACCGCGACCTCGATCTCCCCGCGCGCCTTCTCGGTGCGGAAGAGCCCGCCGTGCAGGAAGGCGGTGTGGGGCACGTCCAGCGTGTTCTCCAGCGTCGCGTGCAGCGTGCCGGGGGCGCGCACCTCGCGGCGCACGGTGGTGTAGCCGCGCGCATCCAGGAGGGGAAAGCGGAAGGGCTCGTGCGTGGGCTCGGCGCCAGCGGTGGAGTAGGCCCAGACGAAGCCGTCCTGCTCGCGCGTGGCGAACACCTGCGCGCAGCGGCTCTTCGCCCCCGGCTCTCCGACGAGCCCGGGCACGGCGCGGCAGGCGCCGCCTGTGTCGAAGCGCCAGCCGTGATAGCCGCACTCGAGCTCCCCGTCGCGCACGCGGCCCAAGCTCAGCGGCACGTTGCGGTGCGGGCAGCGGTCCAGCAGCGCCGCGGGGCGGCCGCGCGCATCGCGGAAGAGGACGAGGGGCGTGCCCTGCAGCGTGCGCGCGAGCGGCTTCGTGCCCAGCTCGCGCGAGGCGCAGAGGATGAACCAGCGGTGGGGCAGCTTCACCACGGTGACGTGGGGGCTGCGCGCGGTGGTGGTGTCCTCGGGGCGGGCCATGGGCGCCGCACAGTGTACATGTCCCCTCTCCCCCTGGGAGAGGGCCGGGTTGAGGGAAGTGGCCTCGCTCCCCGCCTGGGCTACAACGCGCGCGAGCTCCGTGCCCACCTCGACGTGGGTGGAGCGGCGCTCGAGGAGGGCCGGGCCGTGGAAGAGACCAGCGAGACGCACTTTCTGAACGTCGATCTCGAGTTGCGCAGCGATGCTGCGCTCGCCCCCCTGCTCCAAGCGCTCCAGGGTTTTGCTTTCGCGCTGCACCAGGAGGTGCACTGGGCGGTGCTCGAGCTCGACACACAACCAGCGACCGCTGAGGAAGCCGTGCTCCTCTTCGCCGATGCGGTGGCCTCGCTCCCCGCATCGGCACGGGCCCTCTGGTACGCGTGCCGCCAGCGGCGTCTGGACATCGGCATCCTGGCAGGGGAACGCCCCCACTCCCGGGACTTCGTCCTGTCGCCTGCCGCCGTCGCAGCTCTGAGCGAGATGGCTGCAGAGCTCGCCATCACCGTCTATGGCTCGGCCACCTCGCGCGAGAAGCCGCGCGTCCCCCAGACGCCCCCGAGCAGGTAGCCGGGCCGCCCCCTGGCCGCGCTCGA from Aggregicoccus sp. 17bor-14 encodes the following:
- a CDS encoding glycosyltransferase 87 family protein — protein: MTPSAPDTLPPSPWLRPAWLLGALALVAVLVRAYPLLRAGAWGLPVDYDEGVYFSASALLTQGVWPYRDFVFVHPPGLLLVLAPVSAWARAVEPGTVFALARWASVAVGGANVLLLGRLAWRAWGRAAGLAAAALYALHPVCVAAEHGVFLEPSLNLFGLLCAGAGLAALQEGRRRVGLWAGVLAGGALSIKLWALAAVAGVLAAAGRRLRVGAFGAGLALALAVLVGPFALQAPGRFLEQVFAFHARRPPDGDLSRLLRMQEMFVGRGALGLALLAAVGALFAVRRWREDAAARFAFTGAVLTVGAFLAAATYWDQYNAFLAPFLCLLAALGAAQLWAGAGRFALARRGAVALAVLLAVVLEQRVVRREGRAQFFERFVPHYAPAEGADIWAMKPAP
- a CDS encoding PfkB family carbohydrate kinase, which codes for MSAQVLLVGHYCHDRLQRAEGERHTLGGSAAYVSRVLAAAGVEHKVAGLVGEDFRYAHEVLHPAQVQGPHTTEFVARFDGEARTLTLGHVAPPVSAAQVRALGSAPLGLACGIAGEVLPEALEALLGACERVLVDAQALVRERGPAGEVRQRRLEGTAYAPLLARVHVLKASEEEAALLDLERLRARSCVVVTRGERGCTVLEGTAVHEVAAPRVQAVDPTGAGDCFLAGFALGLLRGLPPRACAELACRFGAQAVTQVGVPRLDAAAVQRLL
- a CDS encoding 1-acyl-sn-glycerol-3-phosphate acyltransferase codes for the protein MLRQLLPSLFSPLSLLPEGPRRAVVRRLLDRVWGHYADIHVEGLSEVPADPVLYVCNHLSNADGLTLQRALRPRRAWFLAGVKLQQTAMTRLATETVDTIFIRPGSPDIEALRRSVDTLKEGRSVLVFPEGGRSRTASLMRAQKGVALIAQRAGVPIVPMAVTGTEKLMPIDDTNMGGERLYRARIDVKFGAPLQLEALKAEVEAQGAEDPRQALVDAVMRRVARLLPPSYRGVYADEGPDAQAGA
- a CDS encoding aromatic ring-hydroxylating dioxygenase subunit alpha — encoded protein: MARPEDTTTARSPHVTVVKLPHRWFILCASRELGTKPLARTLQGTPLVLFRDARGRPAALLDRCPHRNVPLSLGRVRDGELECGYHGWRFDTGGACRAVPGLVGEPGAKSRCAQVFATREQDGFVWAYSTAGAEPTHEPFRFPLLDARGYTTVRREVRAPGTLHATLENTLDVPHTAFLHGGLFRTEKARGEIEVAVRRTSERVEAEYIGEPAPPGLAGKLLAPGGGVVQHFDRFLMPSIAQVEYRLGDKSHLIVTSAMTPVSDFDTRVYAVVTFRLPLPGWLVRPFLTPVALHIFRQDARVLERQAQTLRHFGSEAYASTELDVLGPAILRLLQQAERGRPAQQEPGSAAETMVETRVKMRV
- a CDS encoding PLP-dependent cysteine synthase family protein; the protein is MSLPTRPCRPLPADGRFLQQVGPTPLVPVRLQPDAPTIWCKLEFLNPSGSTKDRIARYMLEKAWRLGELCPGGEVIEASSGSTSIALALASAQMGVRFTAVMPEGVSRERVLTIRAYGGEVLLTPKSEGMAGAMARAASEARARKAFAPLQFENPDNAEAHRVWTGQEVLSQVPGGLVHGVVSGVGTGGTIVGLYQAFREAGCPVVPFAARPIAGLTGSDLECCSFSARVPGVVDGMSKLYCEERLEGLQVLNVSDEVAVCTARALIKRGFPVGPSSGLNYAAAVEAARRLGPHAQVVTVFADRMERYFSTELIQGLDAPAKGTAAA
- a CDS encoding cell wall metabolism sensor histidine kinase WalK; protein product: MADPSPRLLCVSDDAALLAQLRAVLQPAGYAVDAAAPGPAVQALLGEAALLLLDLRGGAPGAARALLTAPGAPPRLALVDAAALEAPPPAGADAVLAPPLGAGPLLALVRTLVRLGSAEAKARVLASELTRRAQLLDAALASAADAFSIYDRDRRLVFLNPSAAGRPGVPLDALLGRTARELPLDPASLESFARDLDQAYESRAVLRGRARLPRPGSALGPRYTEYLMSPALGEDGQVEAMIVISRDVTEQRRAEEFREQFIGILGHDLRNPLNAVSMTVQQLGRLGAFAAYPQHEARLTQATGRMQRMIRQLLDFARARLGGQLPLVRAPVDLCTLVRGAVEELQASHPGRSVQLECCAHARGQWDRDRLEQVVGNLLANALKYSPAQGEVRVTVEADEDADGESDGEVRLLVHNGGEPIPAELLPHLFEPFRRAGGEDAAEGAYAAGLGLGLYISDQVVRAHGGRIEVRSSRDAGTTVTAHLPRG